The Chamaesiphon minutus PCC 6605 DNA window GCCTCCAATAATAGTTCATTAGATAAGGTGGCGGCATCTGTACCTTTGGCTGAAACTATTAAGGGAAATGTCAATGCCGCTCCTGCGACCCCCGCAACTAACCAAGTCGCTCAAGCTAGCGATGTCGCAGGCAACTGGGCAGAACCTTTTATCCGAGTGTTAGTTGAAAAGGACATTATCAAGGGCTATCCCGACGGTACTTTCAGACCCGACCAACCGATCACTCGTGCAGAATTTGCCGCTTTACTAAATAAAGCCTTCGATCTCCAACCAATCCGCGCCGGACGCAAATTTAAAGACGTCCCTGCCAACTACTGGGCGGCTGATGTCATCAACAAAGCTTATCGCAGTGGCTTTTTAGCAGGATATCCCGGCAGCTTTGGCCCCAGACAAAATCTATTGCGGATTCAAGGTTTGGTCGCTCTAGTCAATGGCAGTAAACTCGAACCATCTGGTAACTTAGACCTCAACAGCGTATTTGGTGACGCCGCGCAAGTTCCAAGCTACGGTCAAAACGCCTTGGTCGCTGCCACACAACGCTGTATCGCTGTCAGCGTCGAATACGATAGCAGTCGTCTCCCTGGCGGTAATTTTGGCCCTAACACCGTGGCTACTCGTGCAGATTTAGCTGCATACATTCACCAAGTTTTGGTCGGTTCTGGCAGGTTGCCTGCGTTAGACAAAACTAACCCAGCAAACAAGTACATTGCATCTTGTCCTCAAGGTGTCTATGTAACTACTATTACTGACCCGCAACCTGTGGCCAAGACTGCTGATGAAGCGATCGCGGCATTGAGCATCCCCGGTCAAGTCCCCGAAATCTCCGGTACGACTGCGGTTAGTACTTTCCCCGTAGGCGGTCTGGGTACGCCAACTGCTTTTGGTGCCAATACAGGTTTATTCCTCGGTGCTAGCTACCAAAACGAAACTCGCCCCAACATTTACGGCAATCCGCCCAATGCTGGCATCGTACCATTCGTACCTGGAACTGCTAAAGGGCCAGAGACTTACGCATACTCAGTCGGTCTCGGTTTGGGCGACTCGCGTAACTTCCTCGGCCTAGAAACTGTTGCTACTACCTACACCCGCAACGGTGCTGGTTCCTTCGATAATGGTGGTATCAGCTTCAAAGTTCACAAACTCTTGGGCGATAACTTTGCGATCGCGGGTGGTTATGAAAATGCCATTACCTTCGGTAACAACTCTGGCGCAGCCATCAATCCTGACGGTGGTGTCAACGGCGGTCGGACTGGTTACGGTGTAGCAAGTGTGATCCTCAACCCCGATCCAAATCTGGGCTTCTTCAGCAACACCACTCTCTCGGTAGGTGCTGGTGCTGGTCGCTTCCGGACTGTCGGCGACATCCGTGCGGGCCGCGATACCATCAACGTCTTCGGTAGCATCGGTACGCGGTTATCTCCTAATTTCTCCCTAGTTGCTGACTGGAACGGTCAAGACTTAGGAGTTGGTTTACCTATCTCGATTCCTTTTGGCGGTGGTACTTCCTTACAAATTACCCCAGCACTAGTCGATTTAGTTAATAACGAAACTGGTGGCTCTCGCTTCGCTGTTAGCGGCGGTTTGGGCTTTAGTTTCTAATCATAGCTATTCGATTTGTTACCTGTTGGAAACTTGAGGATCGATCCTTGAGTTTCCATCAGCATTATTCATCCTCTTCATCATGAGCGTAAACATGAAAATCTCGTCTTATTTGTTAGGAATGGGTGCTGTAGCTAGTTTAGTCGCACTCAACGTCACGCCAGCGAATGCCCAAGTAGGCAACGGTTCCGATAATGGCAATATCTTTACTTCCATCACCAATGTTGGTGGTGGTGGTATCGTCGGTGGTGGCGAACCAACCTACGCTTCCCAGAGCCAAAGTGCCGTCAATCAATTTTCGCAATCTTTAACCGCTAATAGCGTCGGCGATGCTGCGACATTCGATGTAATGAATGGTGGCGCACCCGGCCCATTAGTTGCAGCTTTATTACCTGCTGGCGTGCCTGCTGATGGTGCCACTGGTAAAGCAGCTACCAATTTAGCAAGTACCGTCCAAGGACTGCGATCGGGTAATGGTAATATCAGCGCGACTAAGCTGAATGCCTCGGTTGGTGCATATAACGAATATATCAAAGCTTACGTTGGCGAAGTCGGCCCCGAAAAAGCACTTACCGATGCACCTGTCGGTCAAAAAGCATTGCAAGGAGTCTTGGGTCAATTGATTCAAGTTGCCAACCAGTCGGCACCTACTGCGGAGCCACCCAGCACTCCACCATCGAGTACTCCAGTTCCACAAGTACCTACTAGTCCACCCGCTCCTACCACCCCCAGCGGTACAGAACCTACTGCTCCACCTACTCCTAGATAG harbors:
- a CDS encoding S-layer homology domain-containing protein; this encodes MKQNKQKSNFKRAQIARIASVMLGSVFTGVAVAMSPVLAVPTASNNSSLDKVAASVPLAETIKGNVNAAPATPATNQVAQASDVAGNWAEPFIRVLVEKDIIKGYPDGTFRPDQPITRAEFAALLNKAFDLQPIRAGRKFKDVPANYWAADVINKAYRSGFLAGYPGSFGPRQNLLRIQGLVALVNGSKLEPSGNLDLNSVFGDAAQVPSYGQNALVAATQRCIAVSVEYDSSRLPGGNFGPNTVATRADLAAYIHQVLVGSGRLPALDKTNPANKYIASCPQGVYVTTITDPQPVAKTADEAIAALSIPGQVPEISGTTAVSTFPVGGLGTPTAFGANTGLFLGASYQNETRPNIYGNPPNAGIVPFVPGTAKGPETYAYSVGLGLGDSRNFLGLETVATTYTRNGAGSFDNGGISFKVHKLLGDNFAIAGGYENAITFGNNSGAAINPDGGVNGGRTGYGVASVILNPDPNLGFFSNTTLSVGAGAGRFRTVGDIRAGRDTINVFGSIGTRLSPNFSLVADWNGQDLGVGLPISIPFGGGTSLQITPALVDLVNNETGGSRFAVSGGLGFSF